One Rhinolophus sinicus isolate RSC01 linkage group LG06, ASM3656204v1, whole genome shotgun sequence DNA window includes the following coding sequences:
- the HES5 gene encoding transcription factor HES-5, whose product MAPSTVAVELLSPKEKNRLRKPVVEKMRRDRINSSIEQLKLLLEQEFARHQPNSKLEKADILEMAVSYLKHSKAFAAASAGPKNLHQDYSEGYSWCLQEAVQFLTLHAASDTQMKLLYHFQRPPAPPGAPTKEPKAPAPAPTPAKANAAARQPPCGLWRPW is encoded by the exons ATGGCCCCCAGCACCGTGGCCGTGGAGCTGCTCAGTCCCAAAGAGAAAAACCGA CTGCGGAAGCCGGTGGTGGAGAAGATGCGCCGCGACCGCATCAACAGCAGCATCGAGCAGCTGAAGCTGCTGCTGGAACAGGAGTTCGCGCGGCACCAGCCCAACTCCAAGCTGGAGAAGGCCGACATCCTGGAGATGGCCGTCAGCTACCTGAAGCACAGCAAAG CCTTCGCCGCCGCCTCGGCGGGCCCCAAGAACCTGCACCAGGACTACAGCGAAGGCTACTCGTGGTGCCTGCAGGAGGCCGTGCAGTTCCTGACGCTGCACGCAGCCAGCGACACGCAGATGAAGCTGCTCTACCACTTCCAGCGCCCCCCGGCCCCGCCCGGCGCCCCCACCAAGGAGCCCAAGGCACCCGCACCGGCGCCCACCCCGGCCAAGGCCAACGCCGCCGCGCGCCAGCCCCCCTGCGGCCTCTGGCGGCCCTGGTGA